Genomic DNA from Gossypium hirsutum isolate 1008001.06 chromosome A01, Gossypium_hirsutum_v2.1, whole genome shotgun sequence:
gaataatgatgtagtaagattttacaattttttaattatatgtaatattataattttaatatttgtcatgttatataatttaactattttatatgtactactaTTGTTTTAATTTGTTACTAAAGCTTTAACTAtcttatgtgtattgcaggaaaaatgcgtagaagaagattacgagatttaagtattgtccagaatactccaaattcgaaagaaggaaatagtgaacagcaaacagttgttggatcttcgaatgtgccgaagacacttgatgagcctgaagaatttcaaagtaatgttatgttcattttacatgtgttgacttttattattgaattatttgtcaattttaatataataatagtatatcatttttcagctgaaagtggtgagacgcgcagagttcgaggacgtatgctacttagagatttatatgacttagatcctgtcgagcgtgttaaagtaagtagaaatactcatggtcagcctgttggatctgaagctcgacttttagcaggctatttgggcattttagcatgaaatgcaaatatgttgcccatcaactacgaatcatggcatcacatgcctgatagcaacaaaaatcaggctctcgctaatattaaggtaacaaaatgtgaatgcaatttataatactttggtttaagtttcatttatatttacattctaaacttatgtttttttaggagagatttgctttagaagtctccgatgattatatcaagaaggcattagttaaaagatggagagacaataaaaacactttaaagaaacaatattttaagaaagacataagcctcgaggaaaaacTGAGAAATGTTCCGCTAGGAATGCTGAGGtatcaatgggaagatgcggttagattttggaattcaaagaaaggagaggtattgcgtatttccaaactcttatatatagtgtttactatatacgtaagaataattttattatgtaggaccgtgagcgagttggaacaagcagcaggaaaaaacaaaaattcacgcacacggcagggtcgagaagttttgcttctgtagctgaggccgaggtattatgaatttattaattctttcaaatattaataactttctattattaaataatattcttactactatattgtaggaagtcaaatccggacaaaaagttggacgccttcaactttttgagattacgcataggaagaaagatggatctcctatgacatccgaagttggagaaattatggtatattcacttaataatatttgatttattctaaatatttataatctttaattataattgtttaattcaattcatcattagtagttttaaataattttaagttatgttgcatttctttttattatatatttcgtttctaactctttaattgattttttaggagaaactaaaagaGAAGAAGGCGGAATATGAAGTGATTActtcgagtgatagttctgttaatcttgagaacattgataacagaattatcactgaagttttgggtcctgaaaggtacggtcgggttcgatttcaaggatctggtgttaccctgacccaatattttggatccggctcccagcaatacatgccttccggaactcaagctcaagctgaagttcagaggttaagagaccagatagctcagatgcaagcgaacacagttgagcaaattgtcgaggttcaacgaaaatatgaagaactccagcaacaacttagagcggaggcagcagaGAGGGAGACAGCGGCTGCAGCGAGAGAGGCAGAGGCACGAGCGATGGTAGCAgaacagagcaaaaagtacgatgacctccagctacagcttcagcagaTGATGCATATGTTTCAACAATCGCAAAAGCCGCCgtcttagacattagttttcttattgtaagaatgtttttaagttttgtcacgtttaacattattgtaaaaatattttaaattatactttatttattaattatatcatatatctttagttaaatttgaagtatcatttagaattaatgttttcggttgtattttttatgttaaatttgctgtttttggctgcattttataatatatttgttgtatttggttggatttttatgcaggaagggctggatattggtgaaaaaaaatattacaaatctgccaaaattagcaGCGCTTGtagaaaaagcgccgctaaaagccttgacatttagcggcgcttttcccacaaacgccgctaaaagccttgacctttCGCGGCACTTTTCCcataaacgccactaaaagccTTGACCTTCAGCGGCGTtttccccacaaacgccgctaaaagccttgacctttagcggcgtttttttccaATAAACGCCAGAAAAATTTGTGGCGttacctatagcggcgttttttgcggcgtttgagAAAGCGCCGCGAAAAGTTTTAGTGGCGcataaaagcaccgctaaaggctaaaaaaagcgccgctaaaagtctattttcctgtagtgcaAGGTGGTGGAAAGGGAAGAGCAAAGagagaaaagatgaaagaaaaaaaaaagaagagaaatgatGGGAGAGAGGGGTGGACAGTCACAaggtcaaactcatcaaacaagGCATTCAAGATGGGGAAAAAGATGTTAAAGAGaactaaaaaaattactttaggAGTTaccctttcaaattttaaaaataatgagtTACTTAGCAATTTGAAAATAAGAGTTACATGCATTAGAGTGGACAATTTTGCATGGGAACAGATGACCAACtttgtgaaataatttaaaaaaaaaatgatagcATGGAAACTTGAACTTGGGTCATTTAGGATTTAGATAAGTTGCTTAGGCACTAGACTACTTTACAAGCTTTGTTAAATGCTAATgacatttatttttaaacaagacATAACACAAACTAGGATTTTGAAGCAAAgttgctcaaaataaaaaatgatgtgAGGGAAAGAACTTGAATTCAGATCTTCAAAGGCAACTCCACCGCAACTTATCTATTAGACTAAATACTTATTATTATCTAATAGAAAaagataacttttaaaaatcgGGGCGTGACCACTCTTGGTTCACTTACCCCAATATCTACTAACATGATTTTTGGGATGTAACACACCTTGAATTGGAAAGGTTTGGTCTGTTTTGGTATGAAACTTTGAATGTTTTAAACAAGTATTGAAAGTGAATTAAGTATGTTTTGAAGTGTTGGAATGGTTGGCTTGAAAAATAGGTCAAATGGTCTAATTAACTTTGTACCACACGGTCTGCCACACAGCCCGTGAGGTACACGGTTTAGAGGCATGACTGTGTGCATTGTAAAAAATGATTTCAATATAGTCCTCACGGTTATAATCTATTACGGGGTTTAACAATACGACCGTGTGACACTTGCACAAAAGCTGAGATAAAGACCGTGGACTTGACCGTGTGACACATGGGTTATGACATGGTCGTGAATAAGTTGTCTGACTATTGTATTATATTTTGAAGTTGCCACAAGGgcacaatgagttacacggcctaaaaACACAGTTGTGTGACTCTTATTTTGCATGTTTGTCTTTAACtttgaaaatattataatttgatcaCTGTTTGTTTTCAGATTCATTCTAGAGCTCATGTAAGCTCGTCTGAGGCTCAaatatggctatatatatataaatatatattatattgaattatagATATGATAAAATTTTCCATATTTAAATATGagttacctatcataatttttgtttgtttcaattCAATCCTTGTTGGATTCTGAATAAACTTTAGAGCTTTCATAAGATTGTTTTAAACCTGATTTTGTTCTCAAAGCATGATTTATATGAATGTATGAGAtttattgaatgtttaaatgaattattgaattAAAGTCGCAtgtaattattttgttaatttttgtaaCATTCTGTAACTCGTTTCCGGTGACGGAGtagggtgaggggtgttataggaGGCTTGATTAAACGAAAACTAAATCCTAAGCCAACAtttctaattagtactttaattaaattataatacgATAGTTCCTAAATTGATAATAGAAAGGaattttaaagaagaaataaaaCAACGACAGAAACATACTGTACATTTATCAGATCTAAATACAGAATACTTACTCATTTTAGTGTTCATAGTTAACTCTTATTTCGAGTTCTATTCAATTAGCTAGTCATTAACCTAACAGGGCCTCTCAGCTTTCTACTAACCTAATGAGTTGACAAGCACTACTTATCTCTTGATATCATAGGTCAGATCGGGTTGGGGTAAGGTTTTCACAATAGACCATACTGACTTCAGGTTAATTTCTACCTCTATGACTTCCTATGGtcatcaatcctagggtttaagttaTTTCTTTCCAAACCAATTAATCCTATAAGAAACCCTACATAGGCTTCAACTACTCCCACATCTACTCTTTAATCTCCCTAATGAACTAGTTCCTTATGGATCTAACGCGTACAAtagaattgaattgaaagataGATATTTGCAACATCAAAAGTAAAGATGAGAAAGATCTTGACATGTATACAAATATTGAAGTGAAAACAACAATCCATAATGAGTCTGACAAATCCAGAATTCAGATCTCacgaagaacaaaaaaaaaattaaaataagaattacAAGTAAAAACCTAAAactacaaatgaaaataaaattaaatagggGGCCAAAGTCCCTCAAACTACTATAAGCAATCATATTTATAGGCTTAGGGTTAACAGCTCATCCTCGACCTAAAATGATTGACTAATCTTTCTTAAAGTACATTGTGTGGACGAAAATACCCCGATTCATTTAGCAGCTGCATCACGTTAGTGTCGTGACACCCTATGGTCTATGTCGCAACACTGATGGCAATATACTTCATTGGACGTGTCTTTAGGGCTGTGTCGCAGCATCATTGGCAAACTACTTCTTGGGTATTTTGTTTGCTATATTGTGACATCCTAGCTCTGTGTTGCAAGATTGGGAGTAGTCCATTGTCTTTCTGCTCTCGAGTGGTGTCATGCACACTCACTAAACACATTAGTCTACCTTTAGGCCTAGTTTGGCCCATAAGGTcatataaaatactaaaatttctcattttattaCCTAAGTGCGAAAagtaaaaactaactaaaaacataacaaaattgCTTTCTAACGAGCTCATTATGTATAGAAAGAGGTTTAATCTGCTACAATGAATTatggcagatcaaactcccccacacttaagtaaTTGTTTGACCTCAAGCGGGgcaaacatataaaataaaagcaaacaactGATGACCTTTGAGCAAGTTTGATACAAGTATTAGTTTAGGAGCAAAGCGAATGGGTATAATTGTAACTACACATAATTCTAACATGATATGTGAATGAGTTACACATGGTTTTCAAATATACTAGTAGAATATAAGAAACTATTATTATGTTCACTTAATGCAATGTCCATCCACAAATAGATTTACCTAGTtcacataggacttttcagcTTGTAATGTTCTAAGGCTTAAGGTTAGTATGGATTTCAAGAATAGAGTACATCAAAatgattcaagcatgaaattagtTTGCCAATGATATTGTTCCCTATTCACCCCCTTTAGTATCCCTTTCTAGCTCACTGCCTTAtatctccttctctcacctttcttatctctccatGTAGGAAGTTACAACATGATAATAGCAACTATAGTCAACTTAATGAGTTTTGGTGCACTACTGATcgagtttttctatttttgtgaCCTATTGTTTTTGGACACTTTGACTTTTTACTCTTTTCTCACTCATAATGCTTTTgcttaattttattaatgaattagTTATAAACTAACCAGTATTACCTCTCAAcctttactaattaattaattgaccAGTACCCACTTATCTCTCAACCTTATTTTCCTGATTGAGATAAACTCGTGATGTACTTGGCAAACTTATCTCTCAACCTAGTTTAACCTAGACTAATTTCTAGGGTTTTCAATCCTAGGGTTAATCATTCTCCTATTATTAACTGCCACATCCGCTTGTCAATCTCCCTAAAGGACTTAGCCACTCATCGAATCAATTACCATATttgtaatgccccgaatttgggcctagaaggaataagccttgagcatgggaacagttagAAGACCACACGTAagtatttagttgtgcaagaaaatgGCATAAATGCATGCTAGCTTTAGTGATTAAGTttcctgagaagtgttggagaagtcctgggttcaaacctgggctttagcaaaatttttaattttaagtgaatagggCCCTTGGTTCTAGATAGTAGgctttttatattaaattaggtGATATATAATACAAAGAGAGTTGTGGTGTAGTGGTAGTGGCGTGTTGTGCTTCTAAGGAGTTTGGGGGTTCGAGTCCCTCTTTGTACaaaagagtatttattttacttctTTGCTACATAAGAAGTGGAGTCTGACTAGAACTCTGCTGGTTGGAATTTGAATGGGTCATGAAGAAAATCAAGGAGATTTCATGGAGAGAATTTTGGAGGGATAAAGGGAGAGATATTTGGATAAAATTAAGGAGTTTGAGTGGGAAGGGGAGTGTGTGCCGAAATTGGTCTCTAGCTTTGAGAAATTTCGGCTTTAGGAAAGCTATAGGGGCTGTGCACGttttggggttttgggttttttctcttcatttttggTTTTGTTAACACCCTTGGTTGTCTTCTGCTAATATAGCAATTACTGCTGGGGGCTTTGGTTTTCGGCTTCTGCtttgctttatttttcttcttttggccTAATATACTCTTTTATTTCGGTATCAtctattccttcatttttcttttctcttctttgtgAAGTAGCCGAACACCCTgatcttttctttcctttccagTCGCTCCTTCTATCATCTCCTCTCCCACCATATTATTTTTCTTCTGGATTTTTACCCCTAGGTGATTGTTCTTTCCCCATTCTTCTCTTTCCTCTATTCTTCCTTTTGATTTGGAATACCGATGGCACTCGACCTTCTTTTCTCTCTCTATTCTTGATCGATTGCTTTCATACATTGCTATTggtttattaattcattttcggTGAGAGTTCCTGACTAGAACGGTAAGTGCTCATATTGGTTCTTCTCATTCAATCTGTTCTTTCTCATCCTCTTTCTTTAAACCAAATGCCTCTTTTCTGTTCATGATTTCTGAATGATGATCTTTCCCCATGATAGGTGACTCGTTAGGTTGTCAGGTCCCTCGAGGAGTGGAGTAGTGCATGTGGCCTTGAAGCAACTTACCCTTTCCTCTTATTAATTGAATAAGGTAAGAACGCTACCTTTCTATTGGGTTAGGCCAAATATTCCTGTAGATTGTAAGTTGATGTTGTGGATCTAAGCCACATCTGTGATCAATCCTATCTAACAGGATCTGTTGTTATGCAACTAATCGATAAGGAGCGTCCGTTTGGTTCTAGCCAGCGATCTTAGGGTAATAGGCTGAATTACTATCAATCAAGGTTAGTAGTAATTGAAAGTCTGGGGATTTAATGTTGTGAACCGTAACAATTGGAAGGCTAACAGTATGTTTTATTGGAATATAGGCTTTGGGCTCGTGAGCGGTACACTCGATTTCGcgaacaggtgtgtattcacacactAAATAGATTGAAGAATGGTaaaagccaaaaagctgaaaGAATGGCCTTTTGGCCACATGGGTGTCCGAACGCACATGTGGTAAACCAAGCCCACAGAACATGGGTGTTCGACTGTAGAGGCCGCCATGAGTTTTCTTATGGGTTTGGGCCGTTCTAGGCTAcgatgggccgaaatgggccgtgtgagcccaatgggcttgtgggctctACACGGATAAATTCCATAATATATGGTAATTACTGGACTGAGCTGTGTAGTTCGCATGGCCGTAGTGATTTTTGGGCTCGATGGGTCACACGGACGTGTAGGGTTACTTCGGCCGCATAATGGGCCcagggcccatttacactgttaggaCCGTTAAGGTTACACGAGTCGCTCGTGGCGACTGTAGACCTTCTGATAGGTCGATAAGAGTACCTAGACCCCAAgattggtaaaatgaccaaaatacccctaaacggtaaaatgaaaattttacccatcgagggtcaATGACTGATTTGTGCTATGATAAGATTGTTCTTTCTGAGCATGACATTCTACATGCACGTATTATTTATGACATGACTTTCTGCATAGGGTTGGGTTTCTGTTAAGGAGAAAGTGTATTGTTtctggctctgccacatatactGATACTGCCAGCTTTGCTGTGATACTATTACCGATAGccttgctgcgatattggtgtgttggctgggtgggtcgactttgtcCCAACATGGTGTGTtagtggtacggagtggtgtgttggctggtttgggatgggttgcattgttgtattgtattgatgctgtattgggctaaggcccactctGTACTGtatctgaatagggctcaggcccagactgtcaCTGTATGCTGTATGGCGATCGACtaataggggattacacactaagttttcgaaaactcaccctttcttttgactgtgcaggtaatccccagcgttaggcGGATCggagctacgagggactcggagatggccacactactgctcctgttttcttttatttggcgTTAATTTGCTattagatttcattttgggttttggattatgtaataaggcctctctaattttctatcttttaattttgggatttttttcttATAATGATTTATATCTGTTAAAAGTAGAACGCGGTTTTCCAAAACGataactattttcaaaacacTACGTTTTCGTAACACTTTTGAAATACTTCCGCGACAAACAGAGTTTTAAAAGTAATGTCAATTTAAAATGAACTACGAATAGCTAGAATGATTTGAGTTCTAACAAAAATGCTTTAAATTTCCAAACGGGTTTTCATCAACAAGAGCTAGTTTTCGAAAATCACTCCAAcatgacaccgccagattcgaccataacatctaggccgggtttggggtgttacaatattcattataattaaattaataatgaaaaacaaataaattaaatta
This window encodes:
- the LOC121224158 gene encoding uncharacterized protein, coding for MTSEVGEIMEKLKEKKAEYEVITSSDSSVNLENIDNRIITEVLGPERYGRVRFQGSGVTLTQYFGSGSQQYMPSGTQAQAEVQRLRDQIAQMQANTVEQIVEVQRKYEELQQQLRAEAAERETAAAAREAEARAMVAEQSKKYDDLQLQLQQMMHMFQQSQKPPS